Proteins co-encoded in one Brassica rapa cultivar Chiifu-401-42 chromosome A02, CAAS_Brap_v3.01, whole genome shotgun sequence genomic window:
- the LOC103852785 gene encoding uncharacterized protein LOC103852785 isoform X2 yields the protein MHVEGKAQDRNHDLSLSDDLEDFTPEEVGKLQNELTKLLTRKNKKRKSDVNKELENLPLDRFLNCPSSFEVDRRISNAFSGGGDSDENQEDIERAISTILGRCKAISTGSKSKMKAKRDWSKTSVSYLLKKMFVCTEGHSPLPNPGLRDTFQESRMEKFLRVMLLKKINTRACPKETSTCRYVQDRQQLSLKNKEEEGRSSSDGSTWVKTDSDFIVLEI from the exons ATGCACGTGGAAGGTAAAGCGCAAGATAGAAATCACGATCTTTCTTTATCCGATGATCTTGAAGATTTTACTCCCGAGGAAGTTGGGAAACTACAAAATGAGCTGACGAAGCTCTTGACAAGAAAGAACAAGAAGAGGAAGTCTGATGTGAACAAAGAACTTGAGAATCTTCCTTTGGATAGATTCTTGAATTGTCCTTCGAGTTTTGAAGTCGATAGACGAATCAGCAACGCGTTTTCAGGTGGTGGAGATTCTGATGAGAACCAAGAAGACATTGAGCGTGCGATTAGTACTATTTTGGGGAGATGCAAAGCTATTTCTACAGGGAGTAAAAGTAAGATGAAGGCTAAGAGAGATTGGAGCAAAACCTCTGTTTCTTATCTCCTCAAGAAGATGTTTGTATGTACAGAGGGGCACTCTCCTCTTCCTAACCCTGGCTTGAGAGACACGTTTCAAGAATCGAGAATGGAGAAG TTTCTGAGAGTAATGCTACTCAAGAAGATtaatactcgagcttgtccaaAGGAAACATCAACGTGTAGATACGTGCAAGACAGGCAACAACTTTCATTAAAGaataaggaagaagaaggaagaagtaGTAGCGATGGGAGTACATGGGTCAAAACAGATTCTGACT TCATTGTTCTTGAGATCTGA
- the LOC103852785 gene encoding uncharacterized protein LOC103852785 isoform X1 produces MHVEGKAQDRNHDLSLSDDLEDFTPEEVGKLQNELTKLLTRKNKKRKSDVNKELENLPLDRFLNCPSSFEVDRRISNAFSGGGDSDENQEDIERAISTILGRCKAISTGSKSKMKAKRDWSKTSVSYLLKKMFVCTEGHSPLPNPGLRDTFQESRMEKFLRVMLLKKINTRACPKETSTCRYVQDRQQLSLKNKEEEGRSSSDGSTWVKTDSDCEFKIFLFLFKTKEVVHELILFSSSSFWLQSLFLRSDSLYPYSDSYRKVQIENIH; encoded by the exons ATGCACGTGGAAGGTAAAGCGCAAGATAGAAATCACGATCTTTCTTTATCCGATGATCTTGAAGATTTTACTCCCGAGGAAGTTGGGAAACTACAAAATGAGCTGACGAAGCTCTTGACAAGAAAGAACAAGAAGAGGAAGTCTGATGTGAACAAAGAACTTGAGAATCTTCCTTTGGATAGATTCTTGAATTGTCCTTCGAGTTTTGAAGTCGATAGACGAATCAGCAACGCGTTTTCAGGTGGTGGAGATTCTGATGAGAACCAAGAAGACATTGAGCGTGCGATTAGTACTATTTTGGGGAGATGCAAAGCTATTTCTACAGGGAGTAAAAGTAAGATGAAGGCTAAGAGAGATTGGAGCAAAACCTCTGTTTCTTATCTCCTCAAGAAGATGTTTGTATGTACAGAGGGGCACTCTCCTCTTCCTAACCCTGGCTTGAGAGACACGTTTCAAGAATCGAGAATGGAGAAG TTTCTGAGAGTAATGCTACTCAAGAAGATtaatactcgagcttgtccaaAGGAAACATCAACGTGTAGATACGTGCAAGACAGGCAACAACTTTCATTAAAGaataaggaagaagaaggaagaagtaGTAGCGATGGGAGTACATGGGTCAAAACAGATTCTGACTGTGAgtttaaaatctttttatttcttttcaaaacaaaagaagTCGTCCATGAACTAATTCTattttcatcatcttctttttgGTTGCAGTCATTGTTCTTGAGATCTGATTCACTTTACCCCTACTCAGATTCTTACAGGAAAGTACAG ATAGAGAATATTCATTGA